The following nucleotide sequence is from Anopheles stephensi strain Indian chromosome 3, UCI_ANSTEP_V1.0, whole genome shotgun sequence.
GCCACTTCTTGATGCTAGGTGGACCTTAACACCTTCTCGATCGTTATGCGGAAGGATAGGCACATTAAAGCAACAAACTCAGCGAgacgtgtttttgttttgcggtaatccttaatttatttcttctgtttttatattttgtgctttgtgtgtgtgtgtgttttggtttaatTTGCGATTTCCTGTTATTCTACGCATTAAGCTCGATCGTTTGTAGCTTTTCTGCAGACGCCTGTATCCTTCCatttagcacatttttaatttcctctCTGTTTACTCTCTTTTCACAGGTCGTAAATTGGGCATCTGGGACCATCGGACTGGCCCGTTTCgtgttttttccttcactcAATTACGGCTCAAAATGGTTCACGATCGTTGGGCACTGAATGGGGATCCGCGGTTGGTGGCAGTGATCGCGTTGGGAAGGGTGTAGAACGCCAGTGCAAGCGTGCTTATTTCTGAACAGCAAATACTCGCAACCGGGCACCGTTCAGGTTCAGTGATTGACTGCGGGGGTCAGCAATTCGAGTGATATTTAAATGTCAAAGCCAGCCGTTTGATTGATCCGTAATCCACTAATCCGAAAAGCTCGAAGCGATCGCCGAACTCGCGAGCGAAAACTGCAACGATGGGATACTTTTCCAAACGAAACATATTCATCTACTGCTGTATATCGGCATGTTTATCATTGGTAAGTATGCGATTTCAATTGGATTTCTTTCATTGTAACGGTCATTTTGAACCTTAGTGAAGTCGTTGACGGTTAAGTTCGCATTCGCATTTGTAAGGGAAGCAATTCATTGAGAGTTTTATGATaacaataattaaaaaaggtttaaaatttttatgaAAGGTAACAGAGACACTTAACACTTGTACGATGCGATATAAACGcgttttaaaattgtaaaaagcTCCTTCGTCGATCGCATCTCGATCAAAGAAAAAGTCCGTGCAGTGGACCGATTATGCAGCTTTGAAATGAAACGCCCAGTATGTTTCCCGTGCGTGATTTGTGCGTTTAGATTTATCCTATCAAGTAAGTTTGCATTAATTGTGCCTCGCAGAacatacagaaaaaaacacaatcttTATCTTCGCCCTGTCTGTTCAGTGAGCGACTCGAGTCTTTGGGCAGTAAATCATCGTGAGTTAATGGGGTACGGCAGCCAAACGCATGATGACGATCGAGGTGCCCACCGAGGTGCCTCCCCAATTAAGTCGTCATCGTCCGGCCATCGGTCACGGCGCGGTTCACTGACCGGCCGGACTCGGCATAAcaaagccaccaccacccactCGGCGTAAGCATTTTGCGTGTTAGCCGAACGTTCGGCAGAAAGCTCCCGCAAGACGCTTTACATGGAAGCTCCCGGTGATCCGGTTCGTTTGGTTTCGAAGCTCGGTGTAGGAAATGGAAGAAAGGTTCTTAGACGGGGGTTTCTATGCTGAGTACTTGTTATGCGTGTTTGTTAACGGCCCTATTGTTCTTTGGTTCTGAAGAGAAAGACGACCGTTTCCTCGGACTTTTCGCTTTTAAGACGTCCTCCCGCGGCTAAGGGAGCATTTGTTTAGTTAATCAAATGCTTCAATTAACTCTTACCTTGTGCGCTAAAggcttgttaaaattgttcccGAAAACTTCCATCACACCGAACCGCTCTAATCTTATAACGATGATTCACTGAACCGAGTTGTAAAGCCGTCGAAAAGTTTCACTTCTGACCGAAATGCTCGCAACCCACGGTAACCAAAAATAAGCCCGCATCTTCTTCAACCCTCCAACCCCAGCCCCCGCCTCCCACCCCACCCGTTCGGCGACGCACTACATGTGCGAATGtggccccctttttttcggttcgCGTAAAGAtgtacagcaacagcaagcacGCGCGCTTCTCGGAGCGAAGCTTCTCTTAATTGTTGGCTGGGCCCCTGACCACCTGGGCCTGACCTTAATAGGCGACCGAGGGTCCGTATGTGTGCGCGGCGGGTATCTGAACCCTGGACGGGGCCGtggaaaataaaggaaaaatgaaGTTTCCGGCGAGCAGATAAGGGGGACAAATTATTAAAAGCAGCAACACGTTCGGCGGTCGAATTGCGTGTTACAGTTCGTTGCTATTCCGGTCACCGGGTTTTCCCGACAGCGATCGCCCCCGGGGgtggcttttttcttctgccagtCGCTGGTGTCCCCTGCTGATAAGACCGTCTAACTGTGTGATAAATGTTCCGAAGGGCTCGAATAAATGGGATCAATTATTATGCTAAACAAATTGGATGCTATAAATTACACTAGCTCAGGTGCTATAAaaagaagccagaaattggAAATTTTAGTTCAAATACCAATCCAATTAGTACCTTTTTTTGCATACCCGCTGATGATCTTGATCGGGGAAATTCGTTTAACCGTCGCCGGGTCTGATTGGTCATCAATTTCCTCTTTCCTTCCGAAACTCGTCGGGAAACGACTATCATTAGAGTTGGTTTAAATTACCCCGGACCGCAATTTCGTACAATTTTCCTAATAATGGCGCTTTGCCACTGCCGATAGATAGGAAGCCCAGTGCTACAGAGTGCAGAGCAGAAGCTATGAATTAATAAGACATTTACTTGCTGTACTGCTTCTGCTTCAGCAAAACTGCCTAATGAGTGGTATTAGATTTGGAGAGCCCTTGCTTGACCCCAGCCGTAACGATACAAACACATAACAAACTACTACAGGGGAAAACTCCTTCACCCCGTTTTCCATCGCaaaattttccctttttcatgAGCATACTACGCACGAGTGTGGTGGTGAAAATGTGTAAACCGTAAACACAACTTGCCACACTAGGCACGCTGCCTCAAGTTCAAACTCATTCGGCGCAAGTAATTTAGCACGATCGTGAGGCACCTCAAGTTCGCCACCGTTTGAGGTCAACACCAACACTCGATCGCAGCCAGGCTGAAAGTAAAATCGAACCAGGGGGTTGggttgcagcagcagttcgTGCTCACATTACGCATGTTGTTGCTACACACCCCAAAACGGCCTGCCTTGCGTTCAAGGGTTTGTTTTCTGCGTCTACTTCACGCAAAGCGCCAACAGCTGGGAAGGGCATTCGGTTCCAATCTACTACAGTGCTCCGGATGTCCAGAGCGCCTGTACTACACAATGCAGAACGGTGGCCAGACTGGTGGCGCGAATTGTGTTCCTTTCGCTTTCCGGTTACAAAGTGTCTCGCACCGCTGCGGGGAGTACCTTTGGGGGTAGCGCTCAAACCAGCGGAAATGATCATTTCCCGTGCGCCAGATCACTGTTTTGACATTCCCTTTACCTTTCCCGATTTCCAGCTTACCTATCTGGTGGCGTTCTCTTGCGAAATCTCCTGGATATTGGAGGCCCGCGGTGACTTGCCCATACCGGCCTATCTGCTGTGCGCCCAGTTCTTCATACTCTTCATCTCGTCCGCGATCTTGATCCATGGCCTCTCGACGGTAAGTAAAACCATATATGACCGGGCAAAGTGTTGTGCACCCTGCTCTGAATCACAATTCTCTTACACTATCTTCACCTCAGGGCATTTCGTGGGGTCTGCTCAGCTGGTCGATTATAATCGGTGTGCTGTCGGTTCCGGAACTGGCACTAGTCATGTACATGACCATACAATATTGGGTAAGCATTGGcgcttgctctctcgctccaTCCGGCCCGAACTCTTTTCGCTCATTCATCTCTTCCCATCTCCCAATCGACAGGGTCTACAATCGGCGCACGGGCTAACGGAATTAATTGGATATTTAATACGTTTAATAGTCAACTGCTTAGCACTGCTGTGCGTTATTCCGACAGCATTGAGGTAAGTTCACGTTGCTCGATCAGTTAGGTTaggtggaaatggaaaatagaagaaaatcgCTCAATAGTCCATCGGCATGCGTGAAGAAGAATTAAGCTCGAtcagaggaagagagagagagagagacagaaacgATAGACAACATTCAAAACTTCATAAATTACTTCAGCAAAAGTAGCTCGCTCGTGAGAAAAGGATATATACGAAGCGGGCGCCGTTATCTATGCGCATCTAACACGTTGGCGGGCCCTTTTGGCTGCTTTCTCTTTTGATTTGGATTGATTTGAATGATTGCTGCTAAGCGTCAGTGAAAATTGTTTAATCATTAAATTACATATAGTCGTTTTAACGGTTGGCTGCATCGCTTCGCATGTTtaactatttattttaatgaattaattCGCTTTATTCGATCGTCGTTATTAAATTTCTTTAGTTAAAAGTTTTGCTACTACTTACGAAACACACACGTGATCGTGATCTCATCAACAAGATCTGTATTGTGATCGCGCGCGCCCCTTAATAGCTGCGAATCAATTAAACCGTCAATCATCGCCGACCATCCACTGATCGCTGTTCCTTTCCGTTTTTCAGATGGCGACAGGAGAAGAAAGTGTTATCCCAGCTCGAATCACTTGCCTCACGACTGCAGCTGACCACACCGACTCCAACGACTCCTTtcaacgccaccaccaccggcatgAACTCACTGCGCGCTAGCAAACGCAGCACTCAGGGCGCTCCGAACGGTCCCAGCCGACGGCCTTCGACCGGATTCGACAATCCCGGTTACGTGCCGCACGAAAACAACTCCCTGGACATTGTCCAGCAGTACACGGCCTACAACAACCTGTACGGATCGCAGAGCGAATTTAATGCGAGCATATTCGGGCTACCACCGGCGATGCCTACCGGCCCACCGCCGATAGTACCGGAGTGCAAGAAAACACAGTCGCTGCTTGATCTGCGCTTCATCTTTCCACCAAAGTTTCTCTCGACGCACACCACGATCAGTGAGAAGAAATCCAAAGACTCCGCGCCGGCTACCGACGAGCCGGACAATGTACTGCACAACAACCTGAAGAATCAAATCCACAACAAGCTGCACGACGTCCCGGAGAATGGTACGTTGCGACAGGCCCGCGAAAAGGATACGAACGCCTCGATCGAGCACACGGGTGGCACGGTAGCAACAATGACGAACGGCGACGGGCCAGTCTCGTCCGCCAACGATCCCATCTACTACACGATCGAGTCAACcaagaacaacaaaatattGGGCCGCAATTGTGTGTCGCTCGAGAATTTGGGCAACATAACGTTCTCGGAATCGCCGCTGCCAGTGAAGAAGCACGACCTGCCGTACTACCGGTACGGACACAATCTGCTCAAAAACTATGCCATGAACCCGTGGAATGTTCTCGCGTACAATCCGGCGTACAGTGCGTATCCGCCGgcctactaccactaccaaaTGATGAACCCGTACCATCTGTATCAgctacatcagcagcagcagcagcatcacgcCAACTACCACGGTGGAGCTGGCAGTCCCATTCCTCCCGGCGGGTACTTT
It contains:
- the LOC118514028 gene encoding uncharacterized protein LOC118514028 → MGYFSKRNIFIYCCISACLSLLTYLVAFSCEISWILEARGDLPIPAYLLCAQFFILFISSAILIHGLSTGISWGLLSWSIIIGVLSVPELALVMYMTIQYWGLQSAHGLTELIGYLIRLIVNCLALLCVIPTALRWRQEKKVLSQLESLASRLQLTTPTPTTPFNATTTGMNSLRASKRSTQGAPNGPSRRPSTGFDNPGYVPHENNSLDIVQQYTAYNNLYGSQSEFNASIFGLPPAMPTGPPPIVPECKKTQSLLDLRFIFPPKFLSTHTTISEKKSKDSAPATDEPDNVLHNNLKNQIHNKLHDVPENGTLRQAREKDTNASIEHTGGTVATMTNGDGPVSSANDPIYYTIESTKNNKILGRNCVSLENLGNITFSESPLPVKKHDLPYYRYGHNLLKNYAMNPWNVLAYNPAYSAYPPAYYHYQMMNPYHLYQLHQQQQQHHANYHGGAGSPIPPGGYFAGHPHGGLHGGPASYGKSHSQLTSYGYGNNLYLNGATDSRQSLGNESDDFRKYRDVAL